ACTCTTTACAAGGTTCATTATTTCTTTCTTTCCCATCACATCAATACCGCGTGTGGGTTCATCTAAGATAAGCAATTTACAATTATAGGCCAGCCACCTTGCCAAGATAACTTTTTGCTGGTTGCCACCACTAAGGTATCGTATTATTTGATATAAGGACGGTGTTTTTATTTCTAATTCTTCAACAAAGGCTCTGCAAGGCTTTTCCATCTCTTTCCAGTTTATAACGCCAAATTTTCTTTGTTTTTTTCTTAAAAGAGGCAATGCAAAATTAAACAGAACACTATGGTTTAAAAACAAGCCTTGGGTTTTTCTTTCTTCTGGGGCCATGGCTATTCCAATCTCTGTTGCTTCCCATGGCGAATTTAACTTTATTGGTGTGTCTTCAAGGCGGATTTCACCTGAAGACAAAGGGATATGTCCGCTTAAACATTTTGCTAACTCCGTTCTCCCAGATCCCACAAAGCCAAAAATCCCTATTATTTCTCCTTTCAAAATTTTTAACGATACATTTTCAAGCTTTGGCTTGGTAAATTCACTACATAAATTTTCTATTTCAAGGAGAACTTTGCTTTTGTTTCTTTCTTCTTCTGAGGGTTTTGAAATAGTAACAAAATGCTTTGTATCAAGAGACTCCTTCTGGTCTTCTCCTGTCATATCTTTTATTATCTGGTTTAAGTCAACTTCCTTTATCTTACGAGTCGATATTTTTTTGCCATCCCTAAAAACTGTGACCCTATCGCCAATTTCTAAGATTTCTTCTAACCTGTGAGATATATAAATAACCCCTACTCCCTTGCTACGAAGGTCGTGAACAATATTGAACAACTTTTTCTGTTCTTCTACAGTGAGTACGGCTGTGGGCTCATCCAGAATTATAGCTTCTGCTTTAAAAACAAGAGCTCTTGCTATTACAACCATTTGTTGTATTGCCGCGCTAACTTCACCAGCTAGAAGGAATGGGTTTACGTCCTCTCCAAGCGATCTCAAGAGAGCTGCAGCCCTGGCATACAATTCTTTATAATTTATAGTTTTTAAAATAGTGTTTCTAGGGTAGTTTCCCAAAAAGACATTTTCGGCAATTGTAAGGTGTGGCACTATATCTAGTTCTTGGAAGACGGTAACAATACCAAGGTTCTTGGCTTCTCGAGGGGAGGATATTTCAATTTCTTGTCCTTTGTAATAGATTTTGCCTTCGTCTTTTTTATAAATACCGCTGAGTATTTTGACCAATGTTGATTTTCCGGCCCCATTTGCTCCTACCAAGCAATGGACTTCACCTGGATAAAGTTCGAAGTCAACTGCTTTTAAGGCTTGTACTCCGGGAAAGCTTTTGGATACAGACCGAACCTCTATTATGGGTTTTGTTGTTTTACTCACATTTCTACCTCCTTAAAGGCTTAGTGGCGACGTATAATTTCTGATATAACTCATAATTTGCAAGGTATTCAGAGAAATCTTTGACAGGTTTTATTACTTTTAGGTTAGGCTTCATTGCTGCAAAAGCTTCAACTATTGATGGGAAAAGGGAGGCCCCTGTAGCAGCAAGGATGGCGCCTCCCAATAGAGATGCATTTTCCTGAGTTACCCACATTTCTTTCTCGCATATATCGGACAATATTTGTAACCACAATTTACTCCTGGTTCCTCCACCACAAACTTTGAGATTTTTTATGCCAATTCCCGCTTTTTCAAGATGATCGAATAGCAGTCTGATCCCAAAAGCTATCCCTTCGTAAATTGCTCTACCAATATGTGAGGCTTCGTGGTTTAGGCTCAATCCCCAAATTATTCCTCGGGAGTAGGGATCTTTGTACGGCGTTCTATTGCCTTGCCAATGGTCCAAAACAATTAATCCTTCAGAGCCAGGAGGAACTTTAGATGCTTCATCGTCCAACCATTCGTAGGGATTCAGCTTAGTAGCCTTTGCTTTAATAGAATAGTGTTTTGCAACTTTTTTGATGAACCAGTCTATGATAGACCCGCTGGAGGTTTGCCCTCCTTCAATTAGGCTTAGCCCTTTATGTATAGGGTCTTTGTAAGGCCCCCAAAAACCCTCCAAAGTCTTTTGAAGCCTAGCATTAACCAAAAGGACTGAGGAGGAACCCAAAATCAGAGAGCCCTCTCTTTCTCCAAAGCTACCAAGACCTATAGTGGCAATATGGGCATCAATGCCTCCTTGAACTATAAGAACGCTTTCTTCACAGCCTATGTCATGAGCCACGTCTTTTTTAATATTGCCTATCACGCTACCCACCGGTAATATCTGAGAGGGAATTTTTTCTACCAACTCTGGAACACCAATTGCTTCAAGAAAATCAATAGACCAACCCTCGCCAGGCAAATAGTTCCATTTGCACGAGGCATTACATTGCGAAGCTACCCATTTGCCGGTTAGTTTATAATTTAGCCAGTCTAAAGCTTCTACAATTAAATAGGCCTTACGGTATATTTCTGGCAGGTGTTCTTTGATCCAGAGTAGCTTTGGTAAAAACCATTCTGGAGAAACCTGTTTGCCGCACCAGGAGAGGATGGGATGGTTTGTTGCGTTTATCTTCTTGGCTTGTTCGGATGCTCTTATATCCATCCAAAGGATAGCATTGGTTAAGGGTTCACCGTTGGAACCTACTGCCAAAACGGTGCTCGAGGTCGCATCTATTGCTATTGCTTTAACTGAAATATGTGGACACATCTTGACAGCCTCTCTGACACAAAGGCGTAATGCTTCCCACCAATCATTTGGATTTTGTTCTGCCCAACCGGGGACAGGAAACTTTGTTTCATAGGTTTTTTGGGAAGACCACAGCAAACGACCTTCAATATCGTACAAATTAGCCCTCAAGCTTTGCGTTCCTACATCAATAGCTATGACGCCCTTCATCGCAAATTTCCTTTCCTGTGTTTTTGTATTTGATAGGAACAGAAAGAAAATAACAATCTATTTGGGGGGTTCAAGGATTGGCACGCTTTATGGAGAGACTCCTAAACATTGAAAGTCCTCCTCTTTCGCTAACCGTTTGAATGGCTACCATTAGGATTATGATCAATCCTTTGATAACTTGCTGGGTGTAAAATTCTATACCCAGAATACTCAAGAAGTTTATTATTAGGCCAATGAACAACACGCCTGCTATAGTATTTAATAAATTTCCCTTACCGCCTTGCAAGCTGAAACCAGCTATTACCGCGGCAGCAATTGCGTCTAACATTGTTGTTGATGCAACCCTTGGATCTGCAGAAGCCATCCTGCCAACTAGAAGTATCCCTGAAAATGAAGCCAAAATGCTCGAGAGCCAGTAGCTAAAGATGACGGTTTTGGCAATATTAATTCCTGTAAGCTTTGCTGCTTCAATGTTGCCACCTACAACGTATATGTTGCGTCCTGTAGCAGAGTATTTTAAAAAGAGCCAGATTACCACGACCAAGAGAAACCAGATAATAGCCAAAAACGGGATGCCGAGAAAACTCCTAAAGCCGATGTTTATAAGATATTCAGGCACCGAAAAGATGGGTTGCCCAGAAGTCATAGAATAAGCAATACCCCTACTTAGCATCATAGTGCTTACTGTTACTACGAATGCCGGTGCTCTAAATTTAGACACTGCGAAACCATTTACAACGCCTATAAGACTTGCTATTGCTATAGCTAAACAAAGGGAAAATGGTTCTGGGAAAATGGGGCTAATTTTCCCGGCTTCTTCGTAAACTTTCATAAACGGAGGCATGTACGTAAACAAATATCCTCTGATTAGGTTTGAGTAATACACTCCCGAAAAGGCCATTACAGCTCCAACAGAAAGATCAATTCCCCCCGTGAGTATTACAGTGGCCATTCCAATTGTTGCTATACCTAATGTAGCTTGTTGGTTAAATAGGTTTTGGAAATTTTCTACGCTTCTGAAGGTAGGTGAAATTATTGAAAAAACAACAAGAAGAGCTAATAAAGCAAACCATATTTTGTATTCGCTAACCGCTTTATTTGCAAGATTTATCGTAGTTTCTTTCCGGAGTAGTTTGGTCACAGCGCTTTCCTCCTATTTCTTAGGAAGGCTTTCTTCGAAGAAAGCCTTCCTAAGAAATTAACTAAAAAATTAATTCGTCAAAATAGCTTGTTATTGTTTGTCACTTCAAAAGATAGAGTTCGGATCATAATATTGCTCTACATTCTCTTTAGTAACCAAAACAGTACCTGTTATGACTTTGTCTCCAGCAGAAATTCCTTCAGGGAGCTGGCCTGTTTCTAAGTATTGCATCAGTATATCGAAAGCAACAGCAGTTATTTCTGAAGGGTTGTTAACCACCGTGGATTTGTATTGTTCTCCTTTCATTATCTCTAAGTAGGCTTCTTTTTGACCGTCTACGCCGCAAACAGGGATATCCGTCATTCCAGCCGCCCTTAGAGCATCCAAAGCGCCCAATGCCATTGCATCATTGTGTGCATAAACTAAATCTATTTCATCACCAAAAGCTGCTATCGCGTCCTCCATAGCCTTCATGCCTTCAGCCTTGTTGTAGTGAGCCATGTATGTAGCCAATATCTTTATATCTGGATATTTTTCTGAGAAAACCTCTCTCAGACCGCCACCACGTCCTTTACCTGCAGGACAACCAGGGTCTCCAGCTATTTCAACAATTTCTCCTTTGCCGTTTAATAATTGGCCAATAAATTCTCCTTGAAGCCTTCCAGCTTTCCATTGGTCTATGCCTACGTAAACGAGGTAGTCTCCATACATTGGCCTGTCTATTACTACTATAGGTATATTTTTCTGTTTGGCTTTTTGGATTACTGGACGGAGTCCGTACTCGGTAACTGGGTTGACAATAAGAGCGTCCACTCCCTCCAAAAGCATGGTTTCGACATCTTTTATTTGTTTTTCAATATCATTTTCTGCGTTTAAAAGTAACAACCCTACTCCGTATTCTTTGGCCTTTTCTTCAGCCGTTGCCTTCATAGCCAAGTAATATGGACAGTTTAGGGCAACATGAGCGAATCCGATTTTGAAGTCTTTCGCGAACCCAATACTCATACTTCCTGCTATTACCAGCAGGAAAATACCTACCATTAATCCTACTACCGCTTTCTTCACTCTAAATCATCCTCCTTTTCCTGGAAATTTGTGAACAACAGGACACACTGTGGTTACCTAAGACCAAACTTTTAACACTTTCTTTTGTTGTTTTCTTCTTTTTGCATCACCTCCCGGGGCATTTTTGCAGTTGAGCCCATAGTGTTTGTACATAAATTATCATTTTTCGATAATAATATAACTTTGTGTTGGAGTTGTCAACTGTTGAAGAGATAAATCTGAGGAGCTTGGAATACTCAAGAGAGCTTATTTTTTGGAAAACTTTGACACGCGTGGTAATTGTTGTTAAAATTTTAAAAATTAAATGTTCTGTAACAAGAGTGTATTTTTCTGGAGGATATTGTTATAAAAGCAACACTGATGCAAAAAAATCTGTTAATATTGACTTAAATAAATTTTCCTTTTCAGGAGGCAAAGAAAGATAGTGAAAAAGAGAGAGCGGCTGGACTACATTAGTAAGCAAATTATCCTTGAAGGGACTGTCAGCATAAAAGAGCTTTCCAATCGCCTGGGCGTGTCGAGCATGACCATCCGAAGGGACCTCCAGGAACTTGCGCAGGAGGGTATTTTAAAGCTTATTCCTGGAGGCGCTGTTATTCGCAGGGAATCCACGCCCTTTAACGAGGAAGAATACACAGTTACCAAGGCCAAATCTCACATGATAAAGGAAAAAATAAAGATTTGTCAGAAAGCCGCTTCACTCGTAAGAGAGGAAGACACGATAATAATCGATACTGGTTCTACAACGGAACATCTTCCCCGATTTATTCCCCAAAACATGCGGCTTACCATTGTTTGTTACTGTCTTAACATCCTGCTTGGTGTTTATCAGCACAACAAAGGAAGTCAGATAATTTTTCCAGGCGGCTATTTTCATGAAAACAGCCTGATGTTTGAGAGCCTGGAAGGAATTGAGCTCATCAGGAGAGTTAGAGCTAACAAAGCCTTTGTTTCAGCAGCTGGGGTTGATGAAAAGCTGGGGATTACCTGTGCCAATTTTTACGAAGTGCAGACCAAAAGAGCAATTATTGATTACTCGGACACCAAAATTTTGCTTGTAGATTCTTCAAAATTTGGCAAAGTTACTGCTGCCTATTTTGCTGATTTGAAAGAGATGGATATTGTAATAACCGACAGCGGTATCCCCAGGGAGTACCTTCAAGCTCTGGAGCGAATGAATATTCAGTATTACGTGGTGTGAAAGCCACCAAAGTTTTCAGTTCTCTTTGGATTTCAGGTCTTTGAGCAGATCTACCATTTCTCTTAGGAGCTTCACTTCTTCACTTGGCTCTGGTGGAGGAGGTGGGGTTTTGTTTTCCCCAGTCCTCATTTTCTTAAGGGTATTAAAGGGAGTAACGATAAAGAAATAGATGACCAGGGCTATTATCAGGAAGTTAATGGTAGCGTTCAGGAAACTGCCGATATTGATTATTCCCAGTTTCCAGGAGGAAAAATCCGGCACCTTTCCTGCCACAATACTTATGAAAGGCATTAACACGTCCTGTACCAGGGAACCAACTACTTTGTTAAAGGCAGTTCCGATAATTACTGCAATGGCGAGATCCAGGATATTGCCCCGCAACACAAATTCTTTGAACCCCTTCAACATGTAATTCACCTCCTAACTGCCAGTAATTTTCCTTAATTTTGTGTGATAGCTTGGGTTGAGTCAACATTGTGTTGGTTTCGGGTGCAAGATGCTTGTAGCTTAGTTTCCTGGATGTAAGGAGTCAACGGGTTTTTTCAAAGTGAGCGCTGTGTTGTTATTGACAGATATTGTTTTCGAGAGGAACCAGCCTGAGGTTTTTAACGAATAACCCTACCGATGCCTTTGCCCCTCAGGCCAGCTGCGTTTGCCTCGTCAGTATCAATGTGACAAGCGAGTCTCCCGGTAGGGCCCACTCGAACGATTACCTGGTTCAGGATTAAGCCATTTGGGCCTGGTATTTCCACGCTTACCCGGTCACCGTTTTTTAGTTTGAAGCGTTCTGCTTCTTCCGGAGAGAGATGAAGATGACGGGCAGCCCTGATGGCTCCTTCCTTAAGAGCAATTATTCCTTGGGGACCTACCAGGGTAATGGGTGAGGAATTGGCTATGTCTCCCGAGAGGCGGGTTGGGAGCTCTAAACCAAGATAAAAACCATCGGTAAAAGAAAGCTCGACTTGGTCGTAATTCCGCCATGGTCCGACAATTCTCACTTTCTCAAGCATTCGCATGTTTTTCCCGATCACGGCTACCGTTTCCTCACAAGCAAACTCTCCAAGTTGAGAGAGAGAGCGGATGGGGGTCAGTTGCTTCCCTTTCCCAAAGAGTATTTCAAAAGTTTCTTTAGTTAGGTGGCAGTGTCGGTTAGAAACCTCTACAGGCACCTGGAAAGAGCCATCTTCCAGAGTAGTTTTTGAAAGCTTTAACTCTTCACTCAAGGCTTCTGCAACTGTTTTGACAATTTCTTCCCATATTTCTCTTTCTGGGATACCCATTGCAAGTCCTCCGTTTAACCACTAACTATTTTGACTGATGCACTGGTTCCCAGGCGGGTGGCACCCGAGAGAATCATGAGTTTGGCGTCTTCAAAAGTGCGAATACCACCAGAAGCCTTGATACCCATTTTAGGCCCTACGGTTCGGCGGATTAGGGCTACATCGTGAGCTGTTGCTCCACCTCCGGCAAAACCCGTGGAGGTTTTGACGAAGTCGTACCCTGCGTCTTTGACCATTTTAGAGACCAACACTTTCTCCTCATCAGTTAGCAGGCAGGTTTCGATTATGGCTTTTATGACTGTAGTCTGCCGGCAAGCCCGCTTTACCGCCATCAAGTCCTCTTCAACAGCCTTAAGGTTTCTTGACTTTAGGGCTCCTATGTTAATTACCATATCAATCTCATCTGCGCCATTTTCGATGGCGCTACGGGCTTCAAAAGCCTTAACGCGGCTTTCGTTAGCTCCCAATGGGAAACCTACTACTGTACATACTTTTACCCCTGTTCCCCGGAGCTTCTTGGCACAGAAAGGTACCCAGTAGGGATTAACGCATACCGAGTAGAAGCCATACTGAATTGCCTCGTCGCAAAGTTTTTCCACCATCGAAAGACAGGCGTCCGGCTTTAAGAGAGTGTGATCGATGTAAGAAGCAATCGCTGCTGGAGTAATTTCCAGGTTGCCTGTGCAAGGAACGGCCTGGTTTTTTCCGTCGCTTGCGCGTGATATATTTTGTAATTTATTCAGTACTTCTTTGGTAATACGATCAATGAGTTCTTCTCGGTTAAGAAATGGAGTGCTCATGGCTAAAGAATGTTCCTCCTTTCCACTGCCATCATTTTGTTGATACGAGCCCAATGCCTTCCTCCTGCGAACCTGGTTTCCAACCATAATTTGGCAAGCTCGCAGATCTCATCTACTGTGTGTGCTAATGCACCCAGGGTAAGCACATTGGCATTGTTGTGTTCCCGACTGTTGATCACACTTCGCCTATCATAGCACAGCGCAGCTCTGATTCCGCGTACTTTGTTGCAAACCATGCACGAGCCTATGCCCATGGCGTCTATCATGATGCCCCGCTCACACTCTCCGGAAACCACTTTCTGAGCAACCTTGACAGCAAAGTCGGGGTAATCAACTCGCTCTTTACTGAAAGTTCCCACGTCGTACACTCGGTATCCTAATTCCGTCAAGTATTCTTTTAATGCTTCCTTGGCTTCAAAACCTCCGTGGTCGGCTCCAATAACAACGCGAATTACATGATCTTTCTGGTTAACAAGTTCTGTCGTTTCCTTTTCGGACATTCCCAATGTATGAAGACTACTCACTACATTGTGAATAATTCGTGAATAAACCTTCTCAGACATATTTTTCTACCCTCTTCGTTATTTTTCAACATCGTCCACAATGCCTATAACCAGCGTGCGAATGGGAGCCTGTGGATCACCAACCACCGTGCGAGCAGAGTTGCCTTCGTCTATGATGAGAACCGTGTCCCCGGCTCCTGCCTGTACAGTATCGAAAGCCAGAAAGGCTTTTCCTTTGGGATTCCCGTCTCCATCAATAGGCTGAACAATCAGTATTTTCATGCCTTGAAAAATAGGTAACTTGGCTGTAGAAACTACATTTCCAATAACTCGAGCCAACATCATGATAGTTTGTCACTCCGTATCAGGTTTACCTGGTCGATGATTCCCATTATCGTACAATCTGAAGGGTTAAACCAGTTAGGGATAGCCAATGCTGCTTCTCTTCCTCCTTCATAGAAAACCAAGTCACCAACGCCAGCCTGAACCACATCGCAAGCCACAATTGGTGTTCCAATTTCCTGCAGGTTTTCATCAAGGGGTTGAACTAACAAGAGTTTGACCCCTTCCAGAGAGGCAACTTTTTGTGTGGCCACCACATTTCCAATTACTCTACCTATTTTCATCAACGGCCTCCTCTATACAATGCGGAAGTAATCAACCAGGGTGCAGCGCCGCTCCCTGGTAAAGGTCCGGGCTCGGGTGAGACCTTCTCCAGTGGGCGTGGCTATTGTAAAGCTGGTGAATCCAGCTCCTCCCATACCCAGGCCACTGTATGCAGGACCGTTTTTTACAAAGATTGAGCAGTTCATCATTTTGGCCATCTGGGAGAGATGGGCGATATTTCGAGAATGCATAATCGCCGTATGTCTGAAACCATGCTCGCATTTGACCGCAAAGTCCATGGCTTCTTGGGCATTGTCGAAACGTACCAGGGGGATTACTGGTAGTAATTGCTCGGTCCAGACCAGGGGATGCTCTCTGTCTACTTCCCCAAATAGGATGCGCGTTTCCCTGGGGACTTTCAGACCTATCTCCTGGGCTATGAGATATGCATCTTTGCCAACCCATTCTTTGCGGGGTTTTCCAATCTTGCCTGGCCCTCCTGGTTCACTTATAACCAGAGAAGTTACTTCTTTCATTTGTTGCGAGGTTAGTTCAACCGCACCGTTCTTTTTCATAACTTCTTTAAGCTGGTCGGCAATTGCTGTGACTGCTAAGATCTCTTTTTCGCAGATACAAACTATGTTGTTATCAAAACCTGCGCCAAGAACAATATCACGGCCTGCCTTTTCAATATCAGCTGTTTCGTCCACCACGCAGGGTGGATTGCCAGGACCACCAGCAATAACCTTCTTTCCACTGTTCATAGCAACCCGCACAACCGCGGGTCCCCCGGTAACCACCAGCAGGTTTATTTCGGGATGTTTCATCAAAGCTTGTGCGGATTCCATGGTAGGGCGAGAAATAGAACACACCAGGTTTTCTGGCCCCCCAGTTTCAATTATTGTTTGGTTAAGGAGAGCTACTGCTTCGTTAGAACACTCTTTCGCACCGGGATGAGGATGAAAAATAACTGCATTACCGGCGGAAATCATGCTGATTGCATTATTGAATACAGTAGTAGTAGGGTTAGTAGAAGGAGTTATTGAAGCGATTACACCGTAAGGCGCACGCTCAACAAGAGTCATGCCATGTTCGTCAGTGAAGACGGCTGGTTCAACATCTTCTACTCCCGGGGTCTTAAGGGCTACCAAGCGGTGTTTAAGTATTTTATCTTCCACCCTACCAAGCCCTGTTTCCTCTACCGCCATGCGCGAAAGACGTTCTGCTTCTTTAAGTATAGTTTGACGAATGGCCTGTATTATTTCTCGACGCTGATCGAGCGGAATTTCCATGAATAATTGGTGTGCTTTCCTTGCGGCTCGAATCGCTTCCTCGACATCATCAAAAACTCCTTTTCGGGAAGATGTTCTGGTTTCCTGGAGAACGCTTTTTTCTCCTGATGAAAGCACCGCCTTTTCCAGCTGGTTGATCACCTTTTCTACAATCAAGCGAATATCCGCTTCGTTTACTTTCATGCTTAACCCCTCACCATTTTTTCTTTAAGACCACCAATAATACCATCTGTCCCCGCACTGCTTTTATGAAAGCAAAAATTTAAAACAAGAAATAGGGACGAATGTCTGGATGGGGATTGGGTATGATAACCTCTTTACAGAGAAGTCCTTTTCGGGAAATAACCTCTTTTGCCGCTCCTACTGCAGCTTCTATTTCATGAATATCTCCCAGTATCTTAAAATACGATTTACCTCCCATGCCAACGGCAAGGCGTACTTCTGTAACCAGCACTTCAGCTGTCTTAACGGCAATGTCGGCAGCTTCGATGCTTGCCAATGTTGAAAAGGATTCGACAACAGCTATAGCATCCCACTCTTTACACTCTACTGCTCCCAGAATGGCAGGAACAATTTGGGGATGCAGGTTGGGAATAAAAAGTTCGTCAATCAAATACCCTTCACCAATTGTTTTGCCTGCGGTGAGCGAGGCATCGACTTCTGCCACTTCTCCACAGATTAACACTAAAAACTTTCCAGGACAGATAGTTTTAGCATCAATCACCTTTACTGGAGCCGCTTTGACCATTGCATCCAATGACTTGATGCCTATGGCAATGGAATTAAATTCAAGCGCTCCCAAAACGGTTATCTCCATCTCGCACCTCAAGCGTTCTGTTTTTCAATAATGATTCGCTCTTCATTTACAAATATCACTTTTCCTTCAATACTTGAATGTATTCGGGCGCTTATCTCTCCAACGCTTTCTCCCACCAAATCGCCCTCTTTAACCCAGTCACCCACTTTGACTACTGGTTGAGCTGGTGCTCCTGCATGCTGCTTTAATAACAATTCCACCCTTTTGGGCTCAACGCTTTTAATCTGGAACGCATCACCGATTTCATAGTTGTATAGCCGTAGGCGATTTTTAAGAATCGAGACAGGTATCTTGCGATAGGGAAAGGTGTCTCTAACCTGTATCTTTCTTTGGGGAAAAGCTGGTCTGTAACCTTCTTTGAGGAGTTGCTCTTTAATTACCCGATTCACAATGCGAGGAGAAAGCCCCATTGGGCAGGCATATACCTCGCAAAGCCCGCATTCGCTACACAGAAAAGCTCCCTCGATGATTTGAGGTGGAACATCCAGGCCCAAGTTTATCTGACGCATGATTTTGTGGGGAGAAATGCTGTGTCCCAGCAGGTAACGAGGACAGAGTTCTGTGCAGTATGTGCACTGACAGCATGCTGCCTTGCTCTGCTTGATGATGAAAGGAAGGGGCAGGCTTTTTTTCTGCACCAGTTCGTGGTCGCGCGGCAAGACAAACAAGCCGGTGGTGGTTTTGGTTACTGGTGTAAGAGGGTCGGTTGTCACCGAACCCATCATAGGACCTCCGATGAGGATAGCGTAGTCCGATACAGTTACCCCACCACAGGCATCGAAAACATCCTGAAAGGGGGTTCCCACCGGCACTCTCAGCACAGAGGGTTGTTTGACCTCTCCAAGGCAGGTTAGGGTACGCCTGGTCACTGGTTGTCCTTTTGCGGCTGCTGCAATGTTGCTTAGCGTTTCCACGTTTAGTACTACAGCCCCTACTGCCAGAGGAATCTGGCCCTCAGGTATGGTTTTTCCCGTTACTTCCTTAACCAGACAGAACTCATCGCCTGCTGGATAGTAATCTCCAAGCAAAAAAACGCTCAAATTCTTCTTATCCTCTATTGCTTTTAAGATGTTTTGTCTTGCCAGGGGATCCTTTTCCTTTAAAGCTATAACCCCTTTTTTAGCCCCAGTAGCAGACATCGCAAGCAATAGGCCTTCAACTATAGCTTCTGCGTTTTCTCGCATAGTGAGTTTGTCGTTGAAGAGGAGGGGTTCACACTCTGCTCCATTTGCAATCACAATCTCGCAGGGGCGGGAAAGCTTGATATGGGTGGGAAACCCACCTCCTCCTGCTCCAACAACTCCCATTTCCTGGACGACTTGAGGTATGTTGATGCCCATTGGGTTTTCTTCTCCCATCAGCGTCCTGATTTTTTAAATACTATCTCACCCATTTCTTCCACCAGGTCTACAATGCCAACTATCACACAATCTACCGCTTTTTGCTTGGTGAACTCAGTTTGACGGGCAGAACTTCCTTGAGAAACAAGGACCATCTCTCCGCTTCCGGATCCCACCAGGTCAACAGCAACGAGGTAATCACCCTTGTCCTGCCCCCTGCTGTCACAGGTACGGACCAGCAGATACTTGAGACCTGAAACTCCATCATTTTTTCTGGTGGCCACAACGGTACCAACCACTTTTCCAAAAATCATATAGACCTACTCACCTTTACTTTTAGTGGGAAGGAACAGCATCTTTTTGATAGACCAGCTTTCCTTCCAGTTCAATTTCATCCACAATGGCGACTATAGCAGCATCGCTTGGTTTTCCCTGGGTTATTTCAGTCATGCGAGAACTACTTCCAGTAACATAGAAGACAATTTCTCCCTTGCCTGCGCCTACGCAATCCATGGCAACAATGTAATCTCCCTTTCCTTTCATGGTAGAAGGGTCAATTTTTTCAAGGAGTAGGAACTTAATGCCTTCTATCTTTTCTTCTTTTCTGGTGGAAACAACCGTTCCCACCACCCGAGCAAGAATCAAGAATTAACACCCCTTTTCTGCGGAAATAGCTTTGTCCTTTCGATTATGCAGCGTTAGTCTGGATTTGGGGCTCCTTTGCTCTTTTTGCTTCCTCGGCCAAGTGGAAGCACTTCGTCAACGTTGGTGTGTGGCCTGGGGATGATGTGTACGGAGACAATTTCTCCTACTTTTGCAGCCGCGGCCTGTCCAGCATCAAGAG
This portion of the Thermatribacter velox genome encodes:
- the mscL gene encoding large conductance mechanosensitive channel protein MscL, whose protein sequence is MLKGFKEFVLRGNILDLAIAVIIGTAFNKVVGSLVQDVLMPFISIVAGKVPDFSSWKLGIINIGSFLNATINFLIIALVIYFFIVTPFNTLKKMRTGENKTPPPPPEPSEEVKLLREMVDLLKDLKSKEN
- the pduL gene encoding phosphate propanoyltransferase, which codes for MGIPEREIWEEIVKTVAEALSEELKLSKTTLEDGSFQVPVEVSNRHCHLTKETFEILFGKGKQLTPIRSLSQLGEFACEETVAVIGKNMRMLEKVRIVGPWRNYDQVELSFTDGFYLGLELPTRLSGDIANSSPITLVGPQGIIALKEGAIRAARHLHLSPEEAERFKLKNGDRVSVEIPGPNGLILNQVIVRVGPTGRLACHIDTDEANAAGLRGKGIGRVIR
- the deoC gene encoding deoxyribose-phosphate aldolase; the protein is MVEKLCDEAIQYGFYSVCVNPYWVPFCAKKLRGTGVKVCTVVGFPLGANESRVKAFEARSAIENGADEIDMVINIGALKSRNLKAVEEDLMAVKRACRQTTVIKAIIETCLLTDEEKVLVSKMVKDAGYDFVKTSTGFAGGGATAHDVALIRRTVGPKMGIKASGGIRTFEDAKLMILSGATRLGTSASVKIVSG
- the rpiB gene encoding ribose 5-phosphate isomerase B; this encodes MSEKVYSRIIHNVVSSLHTLGMSEKETTELVNQKDHVIRVVIGADHGGFEAKEALKEYLTELGYRVYDVGTFSKERVDYPDFAVKVAQKVVSGECERGIMIDAMGIGSCMVCNKVRGIRAALCYDRRSVINSREHNNANVLTLGALAHTVDEICELAKLWLETRFAGGRHWARINKMMAVERRNIL
- a CDS encoding EutN/CcmL family microcompartment protein, with the translated sequence MMLARVIGNVVSTAKLPIFQGMKILIVQPIDGDGNPKGKAFLAFDTVQAGAGDTVLIIDEGNSARTVVGDPQAPIRTLVIGIVDDVEK
- a CDS encoding EutN/CcmL family microcompartment protein, whose amino-acid sequence is MKIGRVIGNVVATQKVASLEGVKLLLVQPLDENLQEIGTPIVACDVVQAGVGDLVFYEGGREAALAIPNWFNPSDCTIMGIIDQVNLIRSDKLS
- a CDS encoding aldehyde dehydrogenase family protein, which produces MKVNEADIRLIVEKVINQLEKAVLSSGEKSVLQETRTSSRKGVFDDVEEAIRAARKAHQLFMEIPLDQRREIIQAIRQTILKEAERLSRMAVEETGLGRVEDKILKHRLVALKTPGVEDVEPAVFTDEHGMTLVERAPYGVIASITPSTNPTTTVFNNAISMISAGNAVIFHPHPGAKECSNEAVALLNQTIIETGGPENLVCSISRPTMESAQALMKHPEINLLVVTGGPAVVRVAMNSGKKVIAGGPGNPPCVVDETADIEKAGRDIVLGAGFDNNIVCICEKEILAVTAIADQLKEVMKKNGAVELTSQQMKEVTSLVISEPGGPGKIGKPRKEWVGKDAYLIAQEIGLKVPRETRILFGEVDREHPLVWTEQLLPVIPLVRFDNAQEAMDFAVKCEHGFRHTAIMHSRNIAHLSQMAKMMNCSIFVKNGPAYSGLGMGGAGFTSFTIATPTGEGLTRARTFTRERRCTLVDYFRIV
- a CDS encoding BMC domain-containing protein; this translates as MEITVLGALEFNSIAIGIKSLDAMVKAAPVKVIDAKTICPGKFLVLICGEVAEVDASLTAGKTIGEGYLIDELFIPNLHPQIVPAILGAVECKEWDAIAVVESFSTLASIEAADIAVKTAEVLVTEVRLAVGMGGKSYFKILGDIHEIEAAVGAAKEVISRKGLLCKEVIIPNPHPDIRPYFLF